A genomic window from Nicotiana sylvestris chromosome 11, ASM39365v2, whole genome shotgun sequence includes:
- the LOC104230419 gene encoding DNA-directed RNA polymerase II subunit 4: MSLEEEENAAELKIGDEFLKAKCLMNSEVSLILEHKYEQIQQMSDDPSNQVSQVFEKSLQYVKRFSRYKNPDAVRQVREILSRYQLAEFELCVLGNLCPETVEEAIAMVPSIKNRGRMLDEEAIEKMLNDLSLIKKFE; encoded by the exons ATGTCtttggaagaagaagaaaatgcagCCGAACTCAAAATTGGCGACG AGTTTTTGAAGGCCAAGTGTCTAATGAACTCCGAAGTTTCTTTGATTCTTGAACACAAGTATGAGCAGATTCAGCAGATGTCTGATGATCCGAGCAATCAAGTTTCACA AGTGTTTGAGAAGTCACTGCAGTATGTGAAGCGTTTCAGCCGGTACAAGAATCCTGATGCCGTTAGACAAGTTCGAGA AATCCTTAGCAGATATCAACTTGCTGAATTCGAG ctgtgtgtcctGGGGAATCTTTGTCCAGAAACTGTTGAGGAAGCTATTGCCATGGTCCCATCTATAAAG AATAGAGGTCGCATGCTTGATGAGGAGGCAATCGAGAAAATGCTGAATGATCTCTCCCTGATAAAGAAGTTTGAGTAG